A single region of the Rhizobium sp. NRK18 genome encodes:
- a CDS encoding glucose/quinate/shikimate family membrane-bound PQQ-dependent dehydrogenase codes for MAILITSLLFTLIGVFLLGGGIWLIALGGSWFYAFAGLVYLISAYLLFRRRKAALWSYGLLILVALAWAIWEVGFDWWQLGPRGGVIILLGLWLLTPWIYRHLSADGRTDFGIGRFPWPLAGVVALSIVVAVYSMFTSPHDIAGRFQTEASVSDPVLGGTVPAGEWHQYGRTPYGQRYSPLDQINATNVANLQKAWTYETGDVKGPNDVGETTYQVTPLKIGDTLYLCTPHNWAIAVDAATGKEKWKYDPNVGLNPDRQHQTCRGVTYYHDDTATAGAPCVDRVYLPTSDARLIALDAKNGEVCAGFADNGQLNLNRGMKYDPAGYYYSTSPPVIVDRKIIIGGAVNDNYSVDEQSGVIRAFDVDTGELLWNWDSGNPDETAPIGPDQTYTTNSPNSWSVFSVDENLGLVYIPLGNQVPDQLGMNRSPSVEKFSSSVVALDVNSGQVRWVQQFVHHDLWDMDVPAQPVLFDMKKADGSTVPALVAPTKQGDIYVLDRRTGEPILPIEEKPAPGGAIPEDRTAPTQPTSKLSFSPPPLQERDMWGITMFDQLACRIEFHQYKYEGRYTPPSLQGTIVYPGNFGTFNWGSVAVDPERQIMFGMPTYLAFTSRLVPASEIPPKGADEKASEQGLNRNEGASYGVVMGPFLGPLKVPCQAPPWGYVAGADLTTGEIVYKHKNGTVRDMTPLPLPFKLGVPGIGGPMLTKGGVAFLGAAVDDYLRAYNSETGEQLWEARLPAGGQATPMTYTEGGKQYVLIVAGGHGSVGTKPGDYVIAYTLPDQK; via the coding sequence ATGGCAATTCTCATCACGTCTTTACTCTTCACGCTGATAGGCGTCTTTCTCCTCGGCGGCGGAATCTGGCTGATCGCGCTCGGCGGCAGCTGGTTTTATGCCTTTGCCGGCCTCGTGTATCTCATCTCTGCCTATCTTCTCTTTCGCCGCCGCAAGGCGGCTCTCTGGTCCTATGGCCTGCTTATCCTGGTGGCGCTCGCATGGGCGATCTGGGAGGTCGGTTTCGACTGGTGGCAGCTCGGCCCGCGCGGCGGCGTCATCATCCTTCTGGGCCTGTGGCTCCTCACCCCTTGGATCTACCGGCACCTGAGCGCCGACGGACGGACCGATTTCGGCATCGGCCGCTTCCCTTGGCCGCTCGCCGGCGTTGTCGCCCTGTCGATCGTCGTCGCCGTCTATTCCATGTTTACCTCACCGCATGACATCGCCGGTCGGTTCCAGACGGAGGCCTCGGTTTCCGATCCGGTTCTCGGCGGCACCGTGCCGGCGGGTGAATGGCACCAGTACGGCCGCACGCCCTACGGTCAGCGCTACTCTCCGCTTGACCAGATCAACGCAACCAACGTCGCCAACCTGCAGAAGGCCTGGACCTATGAGACCGGTGATGTGAAAGGCCCGAACGACGTCGGCGAGACGACCTATCAGGTGACGCCTCTCAAGATCGGCGACACGCTCTATCTCTGCACGCCGCACAACTGGGCGATCGCCGTCGATGCCGCGACCGGCAAGGAAAAGTGGAAATACGATCCGAATGTCGGCCTGAACCCGGACCGGCAGCACCAGACCTGCCGCGGTGTCACCTATTATCATGACGATACCGCCACAGCCGGCGCGCCATGCGTCGATCGCGTCTACCTGCCGACTTCCGATGCCCGCCTGATCGCGCTGGATGCGAAGAACGGCGAGGTCTGCGCCGGTTTTGCCGACAATGGTCAGCTGAACCTCAACCGCGGCATGAAGTACGATCCGGCCGGCTATTACTACTCCACGTCTCCGCCCGTCATCGTCGACCGCAAGATCATCATCGGCGGAGCGGTCAACGACAACTACTCCGTCGACGAACAGTCCGGCGTGATCCGCGCCTTCGACGTCGACACGGGTGAACTCCTCTGGAACTGGGACTCCGGCAATCCGGATGAGACGGCGCCGATCGGCCCCGATCAGACCTACACGACCAACTCGCCCAACAGCTGGTCGGTCTTCAGCGTCGATGAAAATCTGGGCCTCGTCTATATCCCGCTCGGCAACCAGGTGCCCGACCAGCTTGGCATGAACCGCAGCCCGAGCGTGGAGAAGTTCTCCTCTTCCGTGGTTGCGCTCGACGTCAATTCCGGTCAGGTCCGCTGGGTGCAGCAGTTCGTCCATCACGACCTTTGGGACATGGACGTGCCCGCCCAGCCGGTGCTTTTCGACATGAAGAAGGCCGACGGCTCGACCGTGCCGGCGCTCGTCGCGCCGACCAAGCAGGGCGACATCTACGTCCTCGACCGGCGCACCGGCGAGCCGATCCTGCCGATCGAGGAAAAGCCGGCTCCGGGCGGCGCCATTCCGGAAGACCGCACGGCGCCGACCCAGCCGACATCGAAGCTCAGCTTCTCGCCGCCCCCGCTTCAGGAGCGCGACATGTGGGGCATCACGATGTTCGACCAGCTCGCCTGCCGCATCGAGTTCCACCAGTACAAATACGAGGGCCGCTATACGCCGCCGTCGCTGCAGGGCACGATCGTCTATCCGGGCAATTTCGGCACCTTCAACTGGGGCAGCGTCGCTGTCGATCCGGAGCGCCAGATCATGTTCGGCATGCCGACCTATCTCGCCTTCACCTCGCGTCTCGTGCCGGCATCGGAAATCCCGCCGAAGGGCGCCGATGAAAAGGCGAGCGAACAGGGCCTCAACCGCAATGAGGGCGCGTCCTACGGCGTTGTCATGGGGCCGTTCCTCGGTCCGCTGAAGGTCCCCTGCCAGGCGCCGCCATGGGGCTATGTCGCAGGTGCGGACCTGACGACAGGCGAGATCGTCTACAAGCACAAGAACGGCACCGTCCGCGACATGACCCCGCTGCCGCTGCCCTTCAAGCTCGGCGTGCCGGGCATCGGCGGCCCGATGCTGACCAAGGGCG
- a CDS encoding L,D-transpeptidase, whose amino-acid sequence MDTSFLSRRAFLLGTAGAAAAGLSACSQTTSRAYYAEAQPLPVPPENQMLAAMYGPKPDEPYPLPAIPYQKIPPRFYRQVTENPTNERPGTIIVDTGGHFLYLTMEGGQAMRYGVGLGRAGFAWEGRGVIQYKREWPTWTPPAEMIGRQPELAKYSAANGGMPPGLDNPLGARALYIFQNGQDTLYRLHGSPEWWSIGKSVSSGCVRLMNQDICDLYNRVSGKTPIIVTNLSGGGGLPV is encoded by the coding sequence GTGGATACGAGTTTTTTGAGCAGGCGCGCATTCCTGCTGGGTACGGCGGGGGCAGCGGCGGCGGGATTGAGCGCATGCAGCCAGACGACCTCGCGCGCTTATTACGCGGAAGCCCAACCTCTGCCAGTACCGCCGGAAAATCAGATGCTGGCGGCCATGTATGGCCCCAAGCCCGATGAACCCTATCCGCTGCCGGCCATCCCGTACCAGAAGATCCCGCCGCGCTTCTATCGCCAGGTGACGGAAAACCCGACCAACGAGCGGCCCGGCACCATCATCGTCGATACCGGCGGCCATTTTCTCTACCTGACAATGGAAGGCGGCCAGGCCATGCGCTATGGCGTGGGCCTAGGCAGAGCCGGTTTCGCGTGGGAAGGCCGCGGCGTCATCCAGTACAAGCGCGAATGGCCGACATGGACGCCGCCGGCAGAGATGATCGGACGGCAGCCGGAGCTTGCCAAGTACAGCGCCGCCAATGGCGGCATGCCGCCGGGCCTCGACAACCCGCTCGGCGCCCGCGCGCTCTACATCTTCCAGAATGGCCAGGACACGCTCTACCGCCTTCACGGTTCGCCGGAATGGTGGAGCATCGGCAAGTCGGTTTCGTCCGGCTGCGTGCGCCTGATGAACCAGGATATCTGCGATCTCTACAACCGTGTTTCGGGCAAGACGCCGATCATCGTCACCAACCTTTCGGGCGGCGGGGGCCTGCCGGTCTGA
- the cysQ gene encoding 3'(2'),5'-bisphosphate nucleotidase CysQ produces the protein MLKQLEQAALMAGRAIMDVYEAGPSVAYKDDASPVTEADERAEAIILDHLVRAFPDIPVVAEESVAAGKVPDIGSGDFFLVDPLDGTKEFINRRNDFTVNIALISGGVPVAGIVYAPARGVAYTGADGVANRLDVSPEFQIVAREVISVRPRGEALVGVASRSHNSLETEAFLAENGISDYRSVGSSLKFCLVAEGTADVYPRFGRTMEWDTAAGDAVLRAAGGVTVGLDGAPLPYGKTNQASDTDFANPHFIAWGSR, from the coding sequence ATGCTGAAACAGCTGGAACAGGCGGCCCTGATGGCCGGTCGCGCCATCATGGACGTCTATGAGGCAGGCCCGAGCGTCGCCTACAAGGACGATGCCTCTCCGGTAACGGAAGCCGACGAGCGCGCCGAGGCGATCATCCTCGACCATCTGGTCCGCGCCTTTCCGGACATCCCCGTCGTGGCGGAGGAGTCGGTTGCCGCGGGAAAGGTGCCGGACATCGGCTCCGGCGATTTCTTCCTCGTCGATCCGCTTGACGGAACCAAGGAATTCATCAACCGCCGCAACGATTTCACGGTCAATATCGCGCTGATCAGCGGTGGCGTCCCGGTCGCCGGCATCGTCTATGCGCCGGCCCGTGGCGTCGCCTATACAGGGGCCGATGGCGTTGCCAACCGCCTCGATGTCAGCCCGGAATTCCAGATTGTCGCCCGCGAAGTGATATCCGTCCGTCCGCGCGGCGAAGCGTTGGTCGGCGTCGCCAGCCGCTCGCACAACAGCCTTGAGACGGAAGCCTTCCTTGCGGAGAACGGCATAAGCGACTACCGATCTGTCGGCTCGTCGCTGAAATTCTGCCTGGTGGCGGAAGGCACCGCCGACGTCTATCCGCGGTTCGGGCGCACGATGGAGTGGGACACGGCGGCCGGCGATGCCGTGCTGCGGGCTGCCGGCGGGGTGACCGTCGGCCTTGATGGCGCTCCCCTGCCGTATGGCAAGACGAACCAGGCGTCGGATACGGATTTCGCCAATCCGCATTTCATCGCCTGGGGCTCGCGCTGA
- the cysN gene encoding sulfate adenylyltransferase subunit CysN: MADYLRRQEEKSLLRFLTCGSVDDGKSTLIGRLLYDTKLIFEDQLAALERDSRKHGTTGADIDFALLVDGLEAEREQGITIDVAYRFFATAKRKFIVADTPGHEEYTRNMATGASTADLAIVLVDSRQGVLTQTRRHSYIASLLGIRHIVLAVNKIDLVGYSQDVFDGIVADYMAFAEDLGFLSVQPIPVSARYGDNVTQRSDNMGWYQGPALLEHLETVAIEADDAAKPLRFPVQFVSRPNLDFRGFAGEIASGSVAVGDAVTVAKSGKQSTVRRIVTMDGDLDHASAGQAVTLLLDDEVEVSRGNMLVSPGDRPHVADQFQAHLIWFDHEPMIPGRSYLLKTEADTTAASITALKYRVDINSFAHDAAKTLQMNDVGVCNVSTQTPIAFDAYRDNRVTGNFIVIDRFTNATVGAGMINHPLRRSDNVHWQAMEIDRQARAALKHQKPSVLWFTGLSGSGKSTVANTLEKMLHAAGRHTYLLDGDNVRHGLNRDLGFTDEDRVENIRRVAEVAKLMADAGLIVLVSFISPFRSERRLARELMEPGEFIEIFVDTPIEECARRDPKGLYRKAAEGKIKNFTGISSPYERPEHPEIHLHTVGHDPVALAAEIEAYMAERNKE; this comes from the coding sequence ATGGCCGACTACCTGCGCCGGCAGGAGGAGAAGTCGCTTCTGAGGTTCCTCACCTGCGGCTCGGTCGACGACGGCAAGTCGACGCTGATCGGGCGTCTGCTCTACGACACCAAGCTCATTTTCGAGGATCAGCTGGCGGCGCTGGAGCGCGACAGCCGCAAGCACGGCACGACGGGAGCCGACATCGATTTCGCGCTGCTGGTGGACGGGCTGGAGGCGGAACGCGAACAGGGCATCACCATCGATGTCGCCTATCGTTTCTTCGCCACCGCGAAACGCAAGTTCATTGTCGCCGATACGCCCGGACATGAAGAGTATACGCGCAACATGGCGACCGGCGCCTCGACCGCCGATCTCGCCATCGTCCTTGTCGACAGCCGGCAGGGCGTGCTCACACAGACGCGCCGGCACAGCTACATCGCCTCGCTGCTCGGCATTCGTCACATCGTGCTGGCTGTCAACAAGATCGATCTCGTCGGCTATAGCCAGGACGTCTTCGACGGTATCGTGGCCGATTACATGGCCTTTGCGGAGGATCTCGGATTTTTGTCCGTGCAGCCGATCCCGGTGTCGGCGCGCTATGGCGACAATGTCACGCAGCGATCCGACAATATGGGTTGGTATCAGGGCCCGGCGCTGCTCGAACATCTGGAGACTGTGGCGATCGAAGCGGATGATGCGGCCAAGCCTTTGCGCTTCCCGGTCCAGTTCGTCTCTCGCCCCAATCTCGACTTTCGCGGCTTTGCCGGCGAGATCGCGTCGGGGTCGGTGGCGGTCGGCGATGCCGTCACAGTCGCCAAGTCCGGCAAGCAGTCGACCGTCCGGCGTATCGTCACCATGGATGGCGATCTCGACCACGCATCCGCCGGTCAGGCGGTGACGCTGTTGCTCGACGACGAAGTCGAGGTCTCGCGCGGCAACATGCTGGTGTCGCCCGGCGACCGGCCGCATGTGGCGGACCAGTTCCAGGCTCATCTGATCTGGTTCGATCACGAACCGATGATCCCGGGGCGTTCCTATCTGTTGAAGACCGAAGCGGATACGACAGCGGCGAGCATTACCGCGCTCAAATATAGAGTTGATATCAACTCGTTCGCGCATGATGCGGCCAAGACGCTGCAGATGAACGATGTCGGCGTCTGCAATGTCTCGACCCAGACCCCGATCGCATTCGATGCCTATCGCGACAATCGTGTCACCGGCAATTTCATCGTCATCGACCGGTTCACCAACGCCACTGTCGGCGCCGGCATGATCAACCATCCGCTTCGCCGCTCCGACAACGTCCACTGGCAGGCTATGGAGATCGACCGGCAGGCGCGTGCCGCGCTCAAGCACCAGAAGCCGTCGGTGCTCTGGTTCACGGGACTTTCCGGCTCCGGCAAATCGACGGTGGCCAACACGCTCGAAAAGATGCTGCATGCGGCCGGACGGCACACCTACCTGCTCGACGGCGACAATGTCCGCCACGGGCTCAACCGGGATCTGGGCTTTACGGATGAGGACCGGGTGGAAAACATCCGCCGTGTGGCCGAGGTAGCCAAGCTGATGGCGGATGCAGGCCTCATCGTGCTCGTCTCCTTCATTTCGCCCTTCCGTTCGGAGCGCCGACTGGCGCGCGAACTGATGGAGCCGGGCGAATTCATCGAGATCTTCGTCGACACGCCGATCGAGGAATGCGCGCGGCGCGATCCGAAGGGTCTTTACCGCAAGGCGGCGGAAGGCAAGATCAAGAACTTCACCGGGATCAGCTCGCCCTATGAACGGCCCGAGCATCCCGAAATCCATCTGCATACGGTCGGTCACGATCCGGTCGCGCTGGCGGCCGAGATCGAAGCCTACATGGCCGAACGCAACAAGGAATGA
- the cysD gene encoding sulfate adenylyltransferase subunit CysD: MSLTHLQRLEAEAIHIFREVAATFSNPVMLYSIGKDSSVMLHLAMKAFYPAKPPFPFLHVDTGWKFKEMIAFRDRMAAELGFDLLVHMNPEGVEQGIGPFTHGSSHHTHVMKTVGLRQALDKYGFDAAFGGARRDEEKSRAKERIFSFRNQSHAWDPKNQRPEMWKTYNTRINPGESIRVFPLSNWTELDIWQYIMKEQIPIVPLYFAARRPVVEMDGALIMVDDDRMPANLVAQAEERMVRFRTLGCYPLTGAVESEAATLDDIVREMLTARTSERQGRMIDKDEAGSMEKKKREGYF, encoded by the coding sequence ATGTCCCTCACCCACCTACAGCGCCTCGAAGCCGAGGCGATCCATATCTTCCGCGAAGTCGCGGCGACGTTCTCCAATCCGGTGATGCTCTATTCCATCGGCAAGGATTCCTCCGTCATGCTGCATCTGGCGATGAAGGCCTTTTATCCGGCCAAGCCGCCCTTCCCCTTCCTGCATGTCGACACCGGTTGGAAGTTCAAGGAGATGATCGCCTTCCGCGACCGCATGGCGGCGGAGCTTGGCTTCGATCTGCTGGTGCACATGAATCCGGAGGGTGTCGAACAGGGGATCGGTCCCTTCACCCACGGCTCCAGTCACCACACCCATGTGATGAAGACGGTCGGCCTGCGCCAGGCGCTCGACAAATACGGCTTCGACGCCGCTTTCGGCGGTGCGCGGCGTGACGAGGAAAAGTCGCGCGCCAAGGAACGCATCTTCTCGTTCCGCAACCAGAGCCACGCCTGGGACCCGAAGAACCAGCGGCCGGAAATGTGGAAGACCTACAATACCCGCATCAATCCGGGTGAGTCGATCCGCGTCTTCCCGCTGTCGAACTGGACCGAGCTCGACATCTGGCAGTATATCATGAAGGAGCAGATCCCGATCGTACCGCTCTATTTCGCGGCACGGCGGCCGGTCGTCGAAATGGACGGCGCGCTGATCATGGTCGACGACGACCGCATGCCGGCCAATCTTGTGGCGCAGGCCGAAGAGCGCATGGTCCGCTTCCGAACGCTCGGCTGCTACCCGCTGACCGGTGCGGTTGAATCTGAGGCTGCCACGCTCGACGACATCGTCCGCGAAATGCTGACGGCGCGCACCTCCGAGCGGCAGGGTCGGATGATCGACAAGGACGAGGCCGGATCGATGGAGAAGAAGAAGCGGGAGGGCTATTTCTGA
- a CDS encoding WGR domain-containing protein gives MEKPSFSLLMTRRDPSRNMARFYALSIGESLFGDVCLIRDWGRIGTRGRRIVELHRSIAAAEQRLQIVASAKMRRGYCPVSS, from the coding sequence ATGGAAAAGCCATCGTTCTCCCTGCTCATGACCCGCCGCGATCCGTCCCGCAACATGGCGCGCTTCTACGCCCTGTCGATCGGCGAAAGTCTGTTCGGCGACGTCTGCCTCATCCGTGACTGGGGCCGGATCGGTACGCGTGGACGGCGTATCGTCGAGCTGCATCGCAGTATCGCAGCTGCGGAACAGCGTCTGCAAATTGTCGCGAGCGCCAAGATGCGGCGCGGCTACTGCCCGGTTTCCAGCTGA
- a CDS encoding NAD(P)/FAD-dependent oxidoreductase, with product MSYSIASIWAATAHPALELPALEGDQSADVAIIGAGFTGLSAALALAEGGASVIVVDRQEPGFGASGRNGGQVIPGLKYDPDALDRMYGEATTAFAGRTADTAFSLIAKYGIDCDARRDGWIQATVKAAHLPAVEARMRQWQARGAPVEMLSATGMRQKTGSDIFVGGWLDRRAGRLHPLNYVQGLARAAVGKGVQVFARSEAVTLKRSGADWQVGIAGGGSVRAAHVIVATNGYSGPLWPALKASVVPASSFQVATASLPSALLSEILPEGSPVSDTRRVGNYFRIGPGNRLMLGGRGHFGETPSEADYAGVVQALHRTYPQVRSLPIEFRWAGRVAMTADHLPHVHRPFDNLTMAVGYNGRGVALASALGTAIGENILDAAKPLPLRFTDIKALPLHGLHPVYATMAIWYYKLRDALER from the coding sequence ATGTCCTATTCCATTGCATCCATCTGGGCGGCGACGGCGCATCCGGCGCTGGAACTCCCTGCCCTCGAAGGTGATCAGTCCGCCGATGTAGCCATCATCGGCGCCGGGTTCACCGGGCTTTCGGCGGCGCTGGCGCTGGCCGAGGGCGGCGCTTCGGTGATCGTGGTCGACAGGCAGGAGCCGGGCTTCGGCGCTTCCGGGCGCAATGGCGGGCAGGTGATCCCAGGCCTCAAATATGATCCCGATGCGCTTGATCGGATGTATGGCGAGGCGACGACGGCGTTTGCCGGCAGGACGGCGGATACGGCCTTCTCGCTGATTGCAAAATACGGCATCGACTGCGATGCCCGCCGCGACGGCTGGATCCAGGCGACGGTCAAGGCGGCGCATCTGCCGGCGGTCGAGGCGCGCATGCGGCAATGGCAGGCGCGCGGGGCACCCGTGGAGATGCTTTCTGCGACCGGGATGCGGCAGAAGACCGGCAGCGACATCTTCGTCGGCGGCTGGCTCGACCGCCGCGCCGGGCGGCTGCATCCATTGAATTACGTGCAGGGGCTCGCCCGCGCCGCCGTTGGCAAGGGCGTGCAAGTCTTTGCCCGCAGCGAGGCGGTCACCTTGAAGCGATCCGGGGCCGACTGGCAGGTCGGTATTGCCGGTGGCGGTTCGGTCAGGGCCGCTCACGTGATCGTCGCGACCAATGGCTATAGCGGCCCGCTCTGGCCGGCGCTGAAGGCCTCCGTCGTTCCGGCGAGCAGCTTCCAGGTGGCGACGGCCTCGCTGCCCTCTGCCCTGCTTTCCGAAATCCTGCCGGAAGGATCCCCGGTTTCGGATACGCGACGCGTCGGCAATTATTTCCGCATCGGTCCCGGAAACCGGCTGATGCTCGGCGGTCGCGGCCATTTCGGTGAAACGCCGTCGGAGGCGGATTACGCCGGGGTGGTTCAGGCGCTTCATCGCACCTATCCGCAGGTCCGGTCGTTGCCGATCGAGTTCCGCTGGGCCGGCCGCGTCGCCATGACCGCCGATCACCTGCCGCATGTGCACCGGCCGTTCGACAACCTGACGATGGCGGTCGGCTATAACGGCCGTGGCGTGGCGCTTGCCAGCGCTCTGGGGACGGCAATCGGTGAGAATATCCTCGACGCTGCGAAGCCGCTGCCGCTGAGGTTTACAGATATCAAGGCGCTGCCGCTGCACGGTCTGCATCCGGTCTATGCGACAATGGCCATCTGGTATTACAAGCTGCGTGATGCGCTGGAGCGCTGA
- a CDS encoding amidohydrolase family protein, translating to MKIDAHQHYWRIDRGDYFWMGPHVQPIFRDFMPEDLASELTAAGVEKTVVVQAADTVAETEFLLDLAARNDSIAAVVGWVDVMADDAVATLKRLTDSGKLKSIRPMLQDIEDTFYILQPQAIETLAALPGLGLVFDALVQPRHLPVIAALADRLPNLSIVVDHCAKPFIAKGVMEPWKSDIAALALRPNVFLKLSGLLTEAASGAGLEAIAPYAAHALTCFGPERTMFGSDWPVLTLASGYQDWIGMAEALTAHLTAAEKDAVFGGTAARFYGIG from the coding sequence ATGAAGATCGACGCGCATCAGCACTATTGGCGGATCGACAGGGGTGACTATTTCTGGATGGGTCCGCATGTGCAGCCGATCTTTCGGGATTTCATGCCCGAAGACCTTGCCAGCGAACTGACTGCAGCCGGTGTCGAGAAGACGGTCGTGGTGCAGGCCGCCGATACGGTGGCCGAAACCGAATTCCTGCTCGATCTCGCCGCCAGGAACGACAGCATCGCCGCCGTGGTCGGCTGGGTCGACGTGATGGCCGACGATGCCGTTGCAACACTCAAGCGCCTCACTGACAGCGGCAAGCTGAAATCGATCCGGCCGATGCTGCAGGACATCGAGGACACGTTCTACATCCTCCAGCCGCAGGCAATCGAGACGCTGGCGGCGCTTCCGGGTCTCGGCCTCGTCTTTGACGCACTCGTTCAGCCGCGCCATCTGCCGGTGATCGCCGCACTGGCGGATCGGCTGCCGAATCTTTCGATCGTGGTCGATCACTGCGCCAAGCCCTTCATTGCCAAGGGCGTGATGGAACCATGGAAGAGCGATATCGCAGCGCTGGCTCTGCGTCCGAATGTGTTTCTCAAACTGTCTGGCCTGCTGACCGAAGCAGCATCCGGCGCCGGTCTGGAGGCGATCGCTCCTTATGCCGCGCACGCGCTGACCTGCTTCGGGCCAGAGCGCACCATGTTCGGCAGCGACTGGCCGGTGCTGACCCTCGCATCCGGCTATCAGGACTGGATCGGCATGGCCGAGGCTTTGACCGCGCATCTGACGGCTGCGGAAAAAGACGCCGTGTTCGGCGGCACCGCGGCGCGCTTCTACGGGATCGGTTGA
- the modC gene encoding molybdenum ABC transporter ATP-binding protein → MLEAEFSGRLGAFELDAAFAFPERGVTVLFGPSGCGKTSILRCIAGLTRVERGRFAIGGEVWQDERTFLAAHRRRSGYVFQEANLFPHMSVRKNLLYGARRAAGGSRATPAEFGRLVDLLGLSALLDRSPVNLSGGERQRVAIGRAILSDPRILLMDEPLSALDQTNKRAIFPYLQQLHQALDLPIVYVTHATDELVRLADHVVLLDGGKVTASGSLSAMQARLDLPFSGEDEAGVSIEATIRERDQRWHLARASFDGGDFWVRDPGLAVGAPVRLMVRARDVSLALTKADDVSILNRLPATVAEVRPGEDPSSVTVRLDLAGTPLVARLTALSAEMLKIAPGARVWAQVKSVAVIE, encoded by the coding sequence ATGCTCGAGGCTGAATTTTCCGGCCGGCTGGGTGCGTTCGAACTCGACGCGGCCTTCGCCTTCCCCGAGCGGGGCGTGACCGTGCTGTTCGGCCCGTCCGGCTGCGGCAAGACCTCGATCCTGCGCTGCATTGCAGGCCTCACACGGGTGGAGCGCGGCCGCTTTGCGATCGGTGGCGAGGTCTGGCAGGACGAGCGGACGTTTCTTGCCGCGCATCGCCGCCGCTCCGGCTACGTGTTCCAGGAGGCCAATCTCTTCCCGCATATGAGCGTTCGCAAGAACCTGCTCTACGGCGCAAGACGCGCGGCCGGCGGATCCCGCGCAACGCCTGCGGAATTCGGTCGCCTGGTTGATCTCCTTGGCCTTTCCGCCCTGCTGGATCGTTCGCCGGTCAATCTCTCGGGCGGCGAGCGGCAGCGGGTGGCGATCGGCCGGGCGATCCTGTCCGACCCGCGCATCCTGCTGATGGACGAGCCGCTGTCCGCACTCGATCAGACCAACAAGCGGGCGATCTTCCCCTATTTGCAGCAGCTGCATCAGGCCCTCGACCTGCCGATCGTCTATGTCACCCATGCGACCGACGAACTGGTGCGTCTCGCCGACCATGTGGTGCTGCTCGATGGCGGCAAGGTCACGGCCAGCGGTTCGCTCTCGGCGATGCAGGCCCGTCTTGACCTGCCGTTTTCGGGCGAGGATGAGGCAGGCGTCTCCATCGAGGCGACCATTCGCGAGCGCGATCAGCGCTGGCATCTGGCGCGCGCATCCTTTGACGGCGGCGACTTCTGGGTTCGCGATCCGGGGCTTGCGGTCGGCGCACCGGTCCGGCTGATGGTTCGTGCCCGCGACGTCAGCCTGGCGCTAACGAAGGCCGATGACGTCTCCATTCTCAACCGGTTGCCGGCAACGGTTGCTGAGGTGAGGCCGGGCGAGGACCCATCCTCCGTCACCGTACGCCTGGACCTTGCCGGAACGCCCCTGGTCGCCCGGCTGACCGCCCTGTCGGCGGAGATGCTGAAGATTGCGCCGGGCGCAAGGGTCTGGGCGCAGGTGAAGTCCGTGGCGGTGATCGAGTAA
- the modB gene encoding molybdate ABC transporter permease subunit — MGEAVWLTLKLAVTVTILLMIVAVPLACWLARSKAWWKEVVGTLVSLPLVLPPTVLGFYLLLAFSPSSPLGRLAQAVTGHGLAFTFEGLVLGSILYSLPFAVQPVRNAFEAIGHGPLEAAATLRASPLDRFFTIALPLARPGLLTGAILAFAHTVGEFGVVLMIGGNIPGETKVLSIAIYDYVETLEWGKAHVLAGGMLVFSFLVILAMTLIEKRLRFGRADARG; from the coding sequence ATGGGTGAAGCCGTCTGGCTGACATTGAAGCTTGCCGTCACGGTGACGATCCTGCTGATGATCGTCGCCGTGCCGCTTGCCTGTTGGCTTGCCCGCTCCAAGGCCTGGTGGAAGGAAGTGGTCGGAACGCTTGTGTCCCTCCCCCTCGTTCTGCCGCCGACCGTGCTCGGCTTCTACCTGCTTCTTGCCTTTTCGCCTTCGAGCCCCCTCGGCAGGCTGGCGCAGGCCGTGACCGGCCATGGGCTCGCCTTCACCTTCGAAGGCCTGGTGCTCGGTTCCATCCTCTATTCCCTGCCCTTTGCCGTGCAGCCGGTCCGCAATGCCTTCGAGGCGATCGGCCATGGCCCACTGGAGGCGGCGGCGACGCTGCGTGCCTCTCCGCTCGACCGCTTCTTCACCATCGCTTTGCCGCTTGCCCGTCCCGGGCTTCTGACCGGTGCCATCCTTGCCTTTGCCCACACGGTCGGTGAATTCGGCGTGGTGCTGATGATCGGCGGCAACATTCCCGGCGAAACCAAGGTGCTGTCGATCGCGATCTACGACTATGTCGAGACGCTGGAATGGGGCAAGGCGCATGTGCTGGCCGGCGGCATGCTGGTCTTTTCCTTCCTGGTGATCCTTGCCATGACGCTGATCGAGAAACGTCTGCGCTTCGGGAGGGCCGATGCTCGAGGCTGA